The proteins below come from a single Gossypium raimondii isolate GPD5lz chromosome 2, ASM2569854v1, whole genome shotgun sequence genomic window:
- the LOC128034532 gene encoding uncharacterized protein LOC128034532: PYDRRKHPLTLLPKRPTHLPNCSCYLCKIQWEGFVYSCSFCKIELTLDDFFSPQTITNANHEHPWTNLSRQRSFVCDFCGTTGDCSHYICAICDLLVHKNCISLPRNILITRHHHVISHSYSLPQQDELCRICYEEVETRYGSYHCNASDCDYIVHVHCATDKAVWDGKSIPEDYDERSMEALDESINWITDVVEEMSFGEITIAVEIKHAYHDHNLRLTFSGEMNDGGQCDGCMRTISTPFYSCEQCKFFLHKECAELRRNKRHPFDKHLLTLTNSNAVLFVCSACQSLHHGFNYKCNDGNCMSFFECDIRCILLSDTLEHPSHEHSLFLVHNFSANCNACRRKSDPWNTAYRCTKRCDFTLDLECATLPLTAWYKHDRHPLTLTCFDDFDPSQHYCDLCEYERDPNDWFYYCAECDNSLHSRCALGDLPFLKIGSNLDKRLFHKHPHPFTIMKNIWDCPPCKFCGEVCNGQALQCKESECNFSVHWKCTYHLC, encoded by the coding sequence CCCTACGATCGCCGTAAGCATCCCCTTACTCTCTTGCCGAAACGACCTACTCATCTTCCCAACTGTAGTTGTTATTTGTGCAAAATTCAGTGGGAAGGGTTTGTTTATTCTTGCTCTTTTTGCAAGATTGAGCTTACTCTTGATGATTTTTTCTCACCACAAACAATCACAAATGCAAATCATGAACACCCATGGACGAATTTGTCAAGACAAAGGTCATTTGTTTGTGATTTTTGCGGTACCACCGGAGATTGCTCCCATTACATTTGTGCTATATGCGACCTTCTTGTCCATAAAAATTGCATTTCATTGCCACGGAATATCTTGATAACGCGACATCATCATGTTATTTCCCACTCATATTCTCTTCCGCAACAAGATGAGTTGTGCAGAATTTGTTACGAGGAAGTCGAAACGAGGTATGGCAGTTACCATTGCAATGCTTCTGATTGCGACTATATTGTTCATGTGCATTGTGCTACAGATAAAGCAGTTTGGGATGGAAAAAGTATCCCGGAAGACTATGATGAGAGGTCCATGGAAGCTCTTGATGAATCTATAAATTGGATTACCGATGTTGTTGAAGAAATGAGTTTTGGAGAGATTACGATAGCAGTTGAGATCAAACATGCCTACCATGATCACAATTTAAGACTCACTTTTAGTGGGGAGATGAATGATGGTGGCCAATGTGATGGGTGTATGAGGACTATCTCAACTCCTTTTTATAGTTGTGAGCAATGTAAGTTTTTTCTTCATAAAGAATGCGCTGAATTGCGGAGAAACAAACGACACCCATTTGACAAGCACTTGCTTACGCTCACAAATTCAAATGCAGTACTTTTTGTATGTAGTGCTTGCCAAAGTCTTCACCATGGATTTAACTACAAATGCAATGATGGAAATTGCATGTCATTCTTTGAATGTGATATTCGCTGTATTTTATTATCGGACACTTTGGAGCATCCAAGTCACGAGCATTCATTATTTCTAGTCCACAACTTTTCAGCGAATTGCAATGCCTGTCGTAGAAAAAGTGACCCATGGAACACGGCATATAGATGCACGAAGCGTTGTGATTTCACTTTAGATCTAGAATGTGCCACACTACCACTCACAGCTTGGTACAAGCATGATAGACATCCTCTTACTctgacttgttttgatgattttgatccTTCTCAACATTATTGTGATCTATGTGAGTATGAAAGGGACCCAAATGATTGGTTTTACTATTGTGCTGAATGTGACAACTCTCTTCATTCCAGATGTGCTCTTGGGGATCTCCCATTTCTGAAGATTGGAAGCAACCTTGACAAGCGTCTTTTTCATAAACACCCACATCCATTCACTATTATGAAAAACATATGGGACTGTCCTCCATGTAAATTCTGCGGTGAGGTTTGCAATGGACAAGCCCTACAATGTAAAGAATCTGAATGTAACTTTAGCGTCCATTGGAAATGCACTTATCATTTATGCTGA